The Argopecten irradians isolate NY chromosome 6, Ai_NY, whole genome shotgun sequence genome has a window encoding:
- the LOC138325403 gene encoding regulator of G-protein signaling 22-like isoform X3, which produces MECKICTVTKDRKPEDFLATDDLFVEYFNAFLALPTFPVALHFNKESGGFEVATNAKKELSKKIKAAIRSQKHTNKIYRVVKKHSFIDIPLIPIEEPEGPENVEINTTFTVTTLNREQGIHWVKEVRLPAFLESDLYLEFRLAKLISQSQITGERGEYVLQRIDFIPRAQKVKKEEEEVVVVDPREQIIKDMYVCVGEALPTQTDAWFAMAEGATTTHTTYSTQPRPNSAADIVKRPNSARPVSAYSAIDSYNYSESGIGVSVRGSVNSSMGRGYQVSQMSTSEDDDVYSSKLFATDGKPMTPRPSEMICCMADEPSKKSRPFSATVYSTPKYDADGDNESGLGIEDDKFDLASEGSGHQDITEEDGQDGVTYSSSEENVVFRDMDDLGAALVGAVLKRSIAYLTNRNETEVADDPDILKHLPKTSCKDMTLDMIDRVSLVEDNNTIPETEEDKEVKAVTEGHKNKEKKDEDSDADSLLDSEDDYEERDLFFRKKKQKTFKLTDRKGIEAFKSFLQGTAGEKNWHMWLDIDRIQFLTKGKSGPILDVAISSYLSEMRELYHKPGAVYELTVEQKKSLGLSEPASWTLERLQLVHNKIAEPLILYWAPRFLLKQSLKSDPTKNELYHNMSQLRLNTDGVYPNPPTTKLLPLRPKSCVPKISTPPPPTPVPSVPLTSPPVGYKRVYAQNVLSSTAKEKKKELITPTLQSSKTPVKRSSIGSASSSRPSSARLQSRLPSARPASAVPPQSTSRPVSARPAAKPSVDRQTSRARPSSAGSTPSTPLEEADDKEVESLLQTLHYERIAGGFFRKYVEKTQKRKWINCLNFWTDLQEFHLLFYADSIDPVIVTRKAKTIYSRYIVVGSARNIGCSPAIFREIYRCLEPAFEDLFDEAEELALSVLLIPWVQMIKTDMKTYSKVELIEVKKHLETKSKYVLTLQKKGLIKERVITPDDPMDGYEDPVYDENLINNIPDEFKDHSLDKLVHNRIELEHFRNFLSENYASMDLLCWMEIEQFRRMPQNDERRRDDKARELKNKFLNKKYFFGPNSPAGKTAQDKIMADAGGWGKLLNERPPNSVLLDAQKYVRERLEKKWLPLFLTTPAFAERQKPNAGMDDVVDDVMVQKRKKSQAVLKLLESRWISSSKEIITFRSALLNPITALQFRRYVSIKGDTLENDVLFWLEVQRFKDVNHTHSDETYILGKINAIINCFIDSPIPPSLQIDITGDMAERILEHKYERNPYLFRESQCAVFRTLFQHWNDFCEFRTNLADDKVLPTIERRRRHAKLKERQRQKMEEEKALKPIRRQYRKWYMPMLKVFEAERRAALGLAPGDDLEAYHDPFAHHQGEGSEAGEEEEETGSKDKISWSYSNYMNALHKEDILNNTDESTFSSLMSDSASQKGSETGEKGSVISRPSDTINTTNSSAGKKETKSEHSQTDKPERKKSVKIADGPQRKCESPSKGDPKVKRKPDAVTRRASGDVAKMEPLKEEVEEEGKRSPTDKKGKIKGQPIAQKR; this is translated from the exons gAGGACTTCCTAGCAACAGATGACCTGTTTGTGGAATACTTCAATGCCTTCCTGGCCTTACCA ACTTTCCCAGTGGCTCTGCACTTCAACAAGGAGTCCGGAGGATTTGAGGTGGCCACAAATGCTAAGAAAGAGTTGTCCAAAAAGATTAAGGCAGCAATTCGATCTCAGAAACACACCAACAAAATCTACAGAGTTGTAAAAAAGCATAGTTTCATCGACATACCATTGATTCCTATTGAGGAGCCGGAAGGGCCAGAAAATGTGGAAATCAACACAACATTCACTGTCACT ACCCTGAACAGGGAGCAGGGGATCCATTGGGTGAAGGAAGTACGTCTACCTGCTTTCCTGGAGAGTGATCTTTACCTGGAGTTCCGACTCGCAAAACTGATATCACAGTCGCAGATAACGGGGGAACGAGGCGAGTATGTCCTCCAAAGGATTGACTTCATACCTCGGGCACAGAAGGTCaagaaggaggaggaggaggtggTGGTGGTCGACCCCCGGGAACAAATTATCAAggatatgtatgtatgtgtaggGGAGGCACTCCCTACCCAAACCGACGCTTGGTTCGCGATGGCCGAGGGCGCAACCACCACCCATACCACCTACTCTACACAGCCACGCCCCAACAGTGCCGCCGACATCGTCAAACGACCAAACAGTGCGCGACCAGTGAGTGCCTATAGTGCTATTGATAGTTACAACTATTCTGAGAGTGGGATCGGAGTATCAGTACGCGGTTCAGTGAATAGTTCAATGGGAAGAGGCTATCAGGTGTCACAAATGTCAACTAGTGAAGACGACGATGTTTATTCTAGTAAACTTTTCGCAACTGATGGAAAACCCATGACACCTAGACCTTCAGAAATGATCTGTTGTATGGCAGATGAACCGTCCAAAAAGTCACGGCCATTTAGTGCAACTGTGTACAGTACGCCTAAGTACGATGCTGATGGTGACAATGAATCAGGATTAGGGATTGAAGACGATAAGTTTGATTTGGCATCAGAAGGTTCTGGGCATCAGGATATCACAGAGGAGGATGGACAAGATGGAGTCACTTATAGTTCAAGTGAAGAAAATGTTGTCTTCCGAGATATGGACGATCTTGGGGCAGCTTTAGTTGGAGCTGTACTGAAACGCTCTATAGCATATCTCACCAATAGAAATGAAACAGAAGTGGCAGACGATCCAGATATTCTAAAACATCTACCTAAAACATCTTGTAAGGACATGACCTTGGACATGATTGACCGGGTGTCACTCGTGGAAGACAACAACACAATTCCAGAAACAGAGGAGGATAAAGAGGTAAAAGCAGTGACAGAAGGACATAAAAATAAGGAGAAGAAAGATGAGGACAGTGATGCAGATTCACTCCTTGACAGTGAGGATGATTATGAGGAAAGAGATTTGTTTTTCCGtaaaaagaaacagaaaacaTTTAAGCTGACGGATCGTAAGGGAATTGAAGCTTTTAAGTCATTTCTTCAGGGAACAGCCGGAGAGAAGAACTGGCACATGTGGTTAGATATTGACCGTATCCAGTTCTTGACCAAGGGCAAGAGTGGACCAATACTGGACGTGGCCATCAGCAG cTACCTGAGCGAGATGCGAGAACTTTACCACAAACCTGGTGCTGTGTATGAACTGACTGTGGAACAGAAGAAAAGTCTTGGACTGTCAGAGCCCGCCTCATGGACTCTAGAAAGACTCCAGCTAGTTCACAACAAAATAGCAGAACCTTTGATTCTCTACTG GGCCCCACGGTTCCTCCTGAAGCAAAGCCTGAAGTCTGATCCAACTAAGAATGAGTTGTACCACAACATGTCTCAACTACGCCTGAACACCGACGGAGTGTACCCCAACCCTCCTACTACCAAGCTACTACCCCTACGTCCCAAGTCGTGTGTACCCAAGATCTCTACACCTCCACCT CCCACCCCTGTACCCAGCGTACCATTGACATCACCTCCAGTAGGATACAAACGTGTGTATGCCCAGAATGTGTTGTCCTCTACAGCCAAGGAAAAGAAGAAAGAACTCATCACACCTACGCTACAGAGCTCCAAAACTCCTGTCAAAAG ATCCTCTATAGGAAGTGCTAGCTCATCACGTCCATCATCAGCTCGCCTGCAGTCCCGTCTTCCATCTGCCCGCCCCGCCTCAGCTGTTCCCCCTCAGTCCACTTCCCGACCGGTGTCTGCTCGGCCTGCTGCTAAACCTAGCGTGGATCGACAGACATCACGGGCACGCCCTTCTTCTGCAGGCTCTACCCCTAGTACACCCCTGGAGGAGGCGGACGATAAAGAGGTGGAGTCATTACTACAGACTCTACACTATGAGAGGATAGCTGGGGGATTCTTCAGGAAATATGTGGAGAAGACTCAGAAAAGG aAATGGATCAACTGCCTCAACTTCTGGACGGACTTACAAGAGTTCCATCTCCTTTTTTATGCTGATTCCATTGACCCTGTCATTGTGACCAGAAAAGCGAAG ACAATATATTCCCGCTACATTGTGGTTGGGTCTGCCAGAAATATTGGATGCAGTCCCGCTATTTTCCGTGAAATTTACCGTTGCCTAGAACCAGCGTTTGAGGATTTGTTTGATGAGGCTGAGGAGTTGGCGCTATCTGTCCTTCTCATACCTTGGGTCCAAATGATCAAAACTGACATGAAAACATACAGCAAG GTGGAGCTAATTGAGGTAAAGAAACACCTGGAGACCAAGTCCAAGTATGTGTTGACGTTACAGAAGAAAGGACTCATCAAGGAG AGAGTAATTACCCCTGACGATCCAATGGACGGTTATGAGGACCCAGTGTATGATGAGAACCTTATAAACAATATACCTGACGAGTTTAAAGATCATTCCTTGGACAAATTAGTTCATAATCGTATAGAACTTGAACATTTCCGTAACTTTTTGAGTGAGAACTATGCGAGTATGGACCTGCTTTGTTGGATGGAGATTGAACAGTTCAGACGTATGCCACAGAATGATGAACGAAGACGGGACGATAAAGCTAGAGAgctgaaaaacaaatttttgaacAAGAAATATTTCTTTGGTCCAAATAGTCCAGCTGGGAAAACTGCTCAAGATAAG ataATGGCAGATGCTGGTGGCTGGGGTAAACTACTAAATGAACGTCCACCAAACTCTGTACTGTTGGACGCCCAGAAGTATGTCAGGGAAAGACTGGAGAAGAAATGGCTGCCATTGTTCCTAACCACACCTGCCTTTGCCGAGCGCCAGAAACCCAACGCTGGCATGGATGATGTGGTGGACGACGTGATGGTTCAGAAGAGGAAGAAGAGCCAGGCTGTTCTTAAG TTGTTGGAGAGTCGGTGGATATCGTCGTCCAAGGAGATCATCACGTTCCGTAGCGCTCTTCTCAATCCTATCACTGCCCTACAGTTCCGCCGCTATGTCTCCATCAAGGGCGACACACTGGAGAACGATGTACTGTTCTGGCTAGAGGTCCAACGCTTCAAG GATGTGAACCACACCCACAGTGATGAGACCTACATCCTTGGTAAAATCAACGCCATTATCAACTGTTTTATCGACTCTCCCATCCCTCCTAGTCTTCAAATCGACATCACAGGGGATATGGCAGAGCGAATACTGGAACACAAGTATGAGAGGAACCCCTACCTCTTCAGAGAGTCACAG TGTGCAGTTTTCCGTACCCTCTTCCAACACTGGAACGACTTCTGTGAGTTCAGAACTAATTTGGCTGATGACAAGGTTCTACCGACCATAGAAAGACGACGACGCCATGCCAAGTTGAAGGAGAGACAGCGGCAGAAAATGGAGGAAGAAAAAGCACTCAAG CCAATCAGGCGCCAGTATAGGAAATGGTACATGCCAATGCTAAAGGTGTTT GAGGCGGAGAGGAGGGCAGCTCTAGGTCTGGCCCCGGGGGATGATTTGGAGGCGTATCACGACCCGTTTGCCCACCACCAGGGAGAGGGCAGTGAGGCAGGCGAGGAAGAAGAGGAGACTGGGTCTAAGGACAAGATCTCCTGGTCCTACTCTAATTATATGAATGCTTTACATAAGGAAGATATCCTCAACAACACAGACGAGTCAACATTCAGCTCGCTGATGTCAGACTCTG CTTCTCAAAAAGGCAGCGAAACTGGAGAGAAAGGCTCAGTAATAAGTAGGCCATCAGACACCATCAACACCACAAACAGTAGTGCTGGTAAAAAGGAGACCAAGTCCGAGCACTCCCAGACCGACAAACCAGAGAGAAA AAAATCTGTAAAGATCGCTGACGGACCACAGAGGAAATGTGAAAGTCCATCAAAGGGGGACCCTAAAG TTAAACGGAAGCCAGACGCCGTGACAAGACGAGCAAGTGGTGATGTGGCCAAGATGGAACCACTGAAGGAAGAGGTGGAGGAAGAGGGGAAAAGGTCACCTACAGATAAAAAAGGGAAAATCAAAGGTCAACCCATAGCTCAGAAACGATGA
- the LOC138325403 gene encoding regulator of G-protein signaling 22-like isoform X4, with the protein MEAHIVLAFKTLEDFLATDDLFVEYFNAFLALPTFPVALHFNKESGGFEVATNAKKELSKKIKAAIRSQKHTNKIYRVVKKHSFIDIPLIPIEEPEGPENVEINTTFTVTTLNREQGIHWVKEVRLPAFLESDLYLEFRLAKLISQSQITGERGEYVLQRIDFIPRAQKVKKEEEEVVVVDPREQIIKDMYVCVGEALPTQTDAWFAMAEGATTTHTTYSTQPRPNSAADIVKRPNSARPVSAYSAIDSYNYSESGIGVSVRGSVNSSMGRGYQVSQMSTSEDDDVYSSKLFATDGKPMTPRPSEMICCMADEPSKKSRPFSATVYSTPKYDADGDNESGLGIEDDKFDLASEGSGHQDITEEDGQDGVTYSSSEENVVFRDMDDLGAALVGAVLKRSIAYLTNRNETEVADDPDILKHLPKTSCKDMTLDMIDRVSLVEDNNTIPETEEDKEVKAVTEGHKNKEKKDEDSDADSLLDSEDDYEERDLFFRKKKQKTFKLTDRKGIEAFKSFLQGTAGEKNWHMWLDIDRIQFLTKGKSGPILDVAISSYLSEMRELYHKPGAVYELTVEQKKSLGLSEPASWTLERLQLVHNKIAEPLILYWAPRFLLKQSLKSDPTKNELYHNMSQLRLNTDGVYPNPPTTKLLPLRPKSCVPKISTPPPPTPVPSVPLTSPPVGYKRVYAQNVLSSTAKEKKKELITPTLQSSKTPVKRSSIGSASSSRPSSARLQSRLPSARPASAVPPQSTSRPVSARPAAKPSVDRQTSRARPSSAGSTPSTPLEEADDKEVESLLQTLHYERIAGGFFRKYVEKTQKRKWINCLNFWTDLQEFHLLFYADSIDPVIVTRKAKTIYSRYIVVGSARNIGCSPAIFREIYRCLEPAFEDLFDEAEELALSVLLIPWVQMIKTDMKTYSKVELIEVKKHLETKSKYVLTLQKKGLIKERVITPDDPMDGYEDPVYDENLINNIPDEFKDHSLDKLVHNRIELEHFRNFLSENYASMDLLCWMEIEQFRRMPQNDERRRDDKARELKNKFLNKKYFFGPNSPAGKTAQDKIMADAGGWGKLLNERPPNSVLLDAQKYVRERLEKKWLPLFLTTPAFAERQKPNAGMDDVVDDVMVQKRKKSQAVLKLLESRWISSSKEIITFRSALLNPITALQFRRYVSIKGDTLENDVLFWLEVQRFKDVNHTHSDETYILGKINAIINCFIDSPIPPSLQIDITGDMAERILEHKYERNPYLFRESQCAVFRTLFQHWNDFCEFRTNLADDKVLPTIERRRRHAKLKERQRQKMEEEKALKPIRRQYRKWYMPMLKVFEAERRAALGLAPGDDLEAYHDPFAHHQGEGSEAGEEEEETGSKDKISWSYSNYMNALHKEDILNNTDESTFSSLMSDSASQKGSETGEKGSVISRPSDTINTTNSSAGKKETKSEHSQTDKPERKKSVKIADGPQRKCESPSKGDPKVKRKPDAVTRRASGDVAKMEPLKEEVEEEGKRSPTDKKGKIKGQPIAQKR; encoded by the exons gAGGACTTCCTAGCAACAGATGACCTGTTTGTGGAATACTTCAATGCCTTCCTGGCCTTACCA ACTTTCCCAGTGGCTCTGCACTTCAACAAGGAGTCCGGAGGATTTGAGGTGGCCACAAATGCTAAGAAAGAGTTGTCCAAAAAGATTAAGGCAGCAATTCGATCTCAGAAACACACCAACAAAATCTACAGAGTTGTAAAAAAGCATAGTTTCATCGACATACCATTGATTCCTATTGAGGAGCCGGAAGGGCCAGAAAATGTGGAAATCAACACAACATTCACTGTCACT ACCCTGAACAGGGAGCAGGGGATCCATTGGGTGAAGGAAGTACGTCTACCTGCTTTCCTGGAGAGTGATCTTTACCTGGAGTTCCGACTCGCAAAACTGATATCACAGTCGCAGATAACGGGGGAACGAGGCGAGTATGTCCTCCAAAGGATTGACTTCATACCTCGGGCACAGAAGGTCaagaaggaggaggaggaggtggTGGTGGTCGACCCCCGGGAACAAATTATCAAggatatgtatgtatgtgtaggGGAGGCACTCCCTACCCAAACCGACGCTTGGTTCGCGATGGCCGAGGGCGCAACCACCACCCATACCACCTACTCTACACAGCCACGCCCCAACAGTGCCGCCGACATCGTCAAACGACCAAACAGTGCGCGACCAGTGAGTGCCTATAGTGCTATTGATAGTTACAACTATTCTGAGAGTGGGATCGGAGTATCAGTACGCGGTTCAGTGAATAGTTCAATGGGAAGAGGCTATCAGGTGTCACAAATGTCAACTAGTGAAGACGACGATGTTTATTCTAGTAAACTTTTCGCAACTGATGGAAAACCCATGACACCTAGACCTTCAGAAATGATCTGTTGTATGGCAGATGAACCGTCCAAAAAGTCACGGCCATTTAGTGCAACTGTGTACAGTACGCCTAAGTACGATGCTGATGGTGACAATGAATCAGGATTAGGGATTGAAGACGATAAGTTTGATTTGGCATCAGAAGGTTCTGGGCATCAGGATATCACAGAGGAGGATGGACAAGATGGAGTCACTTATAGTTCAAGTGAAGAAAATGTTGTCTTCCGAGATATGGACGATCTTGGGGCAGCTTTAGTTGGAGCTGTACTGAAACGCTCTATAGCATATCTCACCAATAGAAATGAAACAGAAGTGGCAGACGATCCAGATATTCTAAAACATCTACCTAAAACATCTTGTAAGGACATGACCTTGGACATGATTGACCGGGTGTCACTCGTGGAAGACAACAACACAATTCCAGAAACAGAGGAGGATAAAGAGGTAAAAGCAGTGACAGAAGGACATAAAAATAAGGAGAAGAAAGATGAGGACAGTGATGCAGATTCACTCCTTGACAGTGAGGATGATTATGAGGAAAGAGATTTGTTTTTCCGtaaaaagaaacagaaaacaTTTAAGCTGACGGATCGTAAGGGAATTGAAGCTTTTAAGTCATTTCTTCAGGGAACAGCCGGAGAGAAGAACTGGCACATGTGGTTAGATATTGACCGTATCCAGTTCTTGACCAAGGGCAAGAGTGGACCAATACTGGACGTGGCCATCAGCAG cTACCTGAGCGAGATGCGAGAACTTTACCACAAACCTGGTGCTGTGTATGAACTGACTGTGGAACAGAAGAAAAGTCTTGGACTGTCAGAGCCCGCCTCATGGACTCTAGAAAGACTCCAGCTAGTTCACAACAAAATAGCAGAACCTTTGATTCTCTACTG GGCCCCACGGTTCCTCCTGAAGCAAAGCCTGAAGTCTGATCCAACTAAGAATGAGTTGTACCACAACATGTCTCAACTACGCCTGAACACCGACGGAGTGTACCCCAACCCTCCTACTACCAAGCTACTACCCCTACGTCCCAAGTCGTGTGTACCCAAGATCTCTACACCTCCACCT CCCACCCCTGTACCCAGCGTACCATTGACATCACCTCCAGTAGGATACAAACGTGTGTATGCCCAGAATGTGTTGTCCTCTACAGCCAAGGAAAAGAAGAAAGAACTCATCACACCTACGCTACAGAGCTCCAAAACTCCTGTCAAAAG ATCCTCTATAGGAAGTGCTAGCTCATCACGTCCATCATCAGCTCGCCTGCAGTCCCGTCTTCCATCTGCCCGCCCCGCCTCAGCTGTTCCCCCTCAGTCCACTTCCCGACCGGTGTCTGCTCGGCCTGCTGCTAAACCTAGCGTGGATCGACAGACATCACGGGCACGCCCTTCTTCTGCAGGCTCTACCCCTAGTACACCCCTGGAGGAGGCGGACGATAAAGAGGTGGAGTCATTACTACAGACTCTACACTATGAGAGGATAGCTGGGGGATTCTTCAGGAAATATGTGGAGAAGACTCAGAAAAGG aAATGGATCAACTGCCTCAACTTCTGGACGGACTTACAAGAGTTCCATCTCCTTTTTTATGCTGATTCCATTGACCCTGTCATTGTGACCAGAAAAGCGAAG ACAATATATTCCCGCTACATTGTGGTTGGGTCTGCCAGAAATATTGGATGCAGTCCCGCTATTTTCCGTGAAATTTACCGTTGCCTAGAACCAGCGTTTGAGGATTTGTTTGATGAGGCTGAGGAGTTGGCGCTATCTGTCCTTCTCATACCTTGGGTCCAAATGATCAAAACTGACATGAAAACATACAGCAAG GTGGAGCTAATTGAGGTAAAGAAACACCTGGAGACCAAGTCCAAGTATGTGTTGACGTTACAGAAGAAAGGACTCATCAAGGAG AGAGTAATTACCCCTGACGATCCAATGGACGGTTATGAGGACCCAGTGTATGATGAGAACCTTATAAACAATATACCTGACGAGTTTAAAGATCATTCCTTGGACAAATTAGTTCATAATCGTATAGAACTTGAACATTTCCGTAACTTTTTGAGTGAGAACTATGCGAGTATGGACCTGCTTTGTTGGATGGAGATTGAACAGTTCAGACGTATGCCACAGAATGATGAACGAAGACGGGACGATAAAGCTAGAGAgctgaaaaacaaatttttgaacAAGAAATATTTCTTTGGTCCAAATAGTCCAGCTGGGAAAACTGCTCAAGATAAG ataATGGCAGATGCTGGTGGCTGGGGTAAACTACTAAATGAACGTCCACCAAACTCTGTACTGTTGGACGCCCAGAAGTATGTCAGGGAAAGACTGGAGAAGAAATGGCTGCCATTGTTCCTAACCACACCTGCCTTTGCCGAGCGCCAGAAACCCAACGCTGGCATGGATGATGTGGTGGACGACGTGATGGTTCAGAAGAGGAAGAAGAGCCAGGCTGTTCTTAAG TTGTTGGAGAGTCGGTGGATATCGTCGTCCAAGGAGATCATCACGTTCCGTAGCGCTCTTCTCAATCCTATCACTGCCCTACAGTTCCGCCGCTATGTCTCCATCAAGGGCGACACACTGGAGAACGATGTACTGTTCTGGCTAGAGGTCCAACGCTTCAAG GATGTGAACCACACCCACAGTGATGAGACCTACATCCTTGGTAAAATCAACGCCATTATCAACTGTTTTATCGACTCTCCCATCCCTCCTAGTCTTCAAATCGACATCACAGGGGATATGGCAGAGCGAATACTGGAACACAAGTATGAGAGGAACCCCTACCTCTTCAGAGAGTCACAG TGTGCAGTTTTCCGTACCCTCTTCCAACACTGGAACGACTTCTGTGAGTTCAGAACTAATTTGGCTGATGACAAGGTTCTACCGACCATAGAAAGACGACGACGCCATGCCAAGTTGAAGGAGAGACAGCGGCAGAAAATGGAGGAAGAAAAAGCACTCAAG CCAATCAGGCGCCAGTATAGGAAATGGTACATGCCAATGCTAAAGGTGTTT GAGGCGGAGAGGAGGGCAGCTCTAGGTCTGGCCCCGGGGGATGATTTGGAGGCGTATCACGACCCGTTTGCCCACCACCAGGGAGAGGGCAGTGAGGCAGGCGAGGAAGAAGAGGAGACTGGGTCTAAGGACAAGATCTCCTGGTCCTACTCTAATTATATGAATGCTTTACATAAGGAAGATATCCTCAACAACACAGACGAGTCAACATTCAGCTCGCTGATGTCAGACTCTG CTTCTCAAAAAGGCAGCGAAACTGGAGAGAAAGGCTCAGTAATAAGTAGGCCATCAGACACCATCAACACCACAAACAGTAGTGCTGGTAAAAAGGAGACCAAGTCCGAGCACTCCCAGACCGACAAACCAGAGAGAAA AAAATCTGTAAAGATCGCTGACGGACCACAGAGGAAATGTGAAAGTCCATCAAAGGGGGACCCTAAAG TTAAACGGAAGCCAGACGCCGTGACAAGACGAGCAAGTGGTGATGTGGCCAAGATGGAACCACTGAAGGAAGAGGTGGAGGAAGAGGGGAAAAGGTCACCTACAGATAAAAAAGGGAAAATCAAAGGTCAACCCATAGCTCAGAAACGATGA